The sequence below is a genomic window from Paenibacillus silvisoli.
ATCGAAAGCGTTGTCCGCATTGCGGTCGTACGCGATTATATAGCCATACTCCCCGACAGGGAGGTTCTGTTCAAACAAGTCCGAAACAATAATGATCCGTTCACTCAGCTTATACATTAGCACTCACTCCTGTCACCCATTCACCGAATTCTATGACTCTATCCTACTAAAAAATAGTAAGGAAGTCCAATAGATAGGCAGGAGGTCGGAATTGTGCGCTGCGGGCTTCAGCGCATCAATCCAGCGTCGGCCGCCGGCGAACCGCCCAAGCGGCGATGGCGAGCACCGCCGCCATCGCAAGCAGCGCCGTCGCGGCCGGGAGCCACGGGTTTGCGATGGCGCCCGCGGCGGAGGCAGTGGCGGTGGCGGCGAATCGCTCCGCGGCCGCCTGCGGCAGCATGCCGGGGCTCGCCGCGAGCGCCTTCGGGAACGCCGAAGCCGTCAGCGCGAGCGCCGCGGCGATGCCGAGCGCGCATGCGGCGGCGGCAGCCCCACTGCGCAGCAAGGCGCTGAACAGCAGCGTCAGCGAGCCGACGAAGCCGAGCCACAGCGCGAACAGGAGAAAGGCAAGCAAGCTGCTGTGCCAGTCGACGTTCTTGAATAGAGCGGCCGTGTAATACCAGGCCGCGCCGAAGCCGCCTGCGAAAGCGATCAGGATGAGGACGAGCATGGCGGACCATTTTGCGGATACATAGGCAAAGTGGGAAATCGGCTTTACGAGAATGATCGCGGTCACGCCGCTTGTCCGTTCGGCGGAAATGCCGCCCATGACGGACAGCGCCACGATCAATAGGCCGATCGTGCCGAACTGCTGCAGCGTCGTCGCCATCACTTCTTCCGCCGTCGGAAGCGGAATCGAGATGACGGCGCCTTCCGGCAGATTGCCGGCGTTGGCGAGAATATCCGGCAAGAAATAGGTCGTGACCGGCTGCATGGCGCCGTACAGAATAAAAACGAGCGGAACCCAAAGCAGCTTGTAGCTGCGGACCAGCTCCATCCACTCTTTACTGAATAAAACGAGCCACTTGTTCATCATCATGACTGGCTCACCGCCTTCATAAATAAGTCCTCCAGCGACGTATAGCCGATTTCCAGCTGCGTCACCGGCAATGACCGCTCACTCAACTGCCTCAGCACATAGCGTCTAGCTTCAACCAGATCACGGACGTGAAGCCGGGCCGAGCTGCTGCCGGGCGCATGCTCCACGGACAGGATGGACTCGTTTGACGAGATTCCCGTGAGCCATTGGCCCAGCTGCGCGCGGGCTTCCCCCGTGTCTTCAACGCCTAGCAGCATAATCGGCTCGCGGCTGCTCTCTCGAATGTCGCTCAGCGCCCCGCTCATCGCAATGGTGCCGCCGCGCATAATGACGACATCGTCGCACAGCTCCTCCGCATCGTGCAGCACATGCGTCGAGAATAGAATCGTCGTCTCGCGCTTCAGCTCCCCGAGCAGCTCCATCACCTCGCGCCGCCCGATCGGGTCGAGCGCGGACACCGGCTCATCGAGCACCAGCAGCCCCGGCCGGTGAATAAGCGCCTGAGCGAGCCCCAAACGCTGCTTCATGCCGCCGGAGTAGCCGCCGATTCGCCGCTTCCCCGCCGCGCCGAGGCCGACCCGCTCCAGCAGCTCCGCGCTGCGCTGGGCCGCTTCCTTTTTCGGCATGCCGCAAAGCCCTGCGGCGTAGCGAAGAAATTCGGCGCCGGTCATCCAGCCGTGAAACGCCGGAATTTGCGGCAGGTAACCGATAAACGCGCGCGGATCAGCGCCCGGCTTCAAACCGCGGAAGCTGATCTGTCCCGCAGTTGGCTCGAGCAGCCCCGTCAGCATGCGGATCGTCGTCGTTTTGCCCGCGCCGTTCGGCCCGAGCAGGGCAGTGCACCGGCCTTCGCCGAGCGCGAACGAAATACCGCGCACCGCCTGCGTCCCGCCGAACGAGCGGCTCAGTCCATCTATGGTTGCAAGTGCCGTCGTCGCCATCGCCTTAGTCCTGCCTTCTTCCGAAAATAAAGAACAGCACCGCGCCGATAATATTGACGAGCAATATAATAAGCACCCACATCCACTTCGGCCCTCTCGTTTGTTCCGCGCGAGCGCAAACGACAAGCGCCGTGATCGTCAATGCAAGCTGTATGAACGCGATCGGCAATATGATAGTCATG
It includes:
- a CDS encoding ABC transporter ATP-binding protein, yielding MATTALATIDGLSRSFGGTQAVRGISFALGEGRCTALLGPNGAGKTTTIRMLTGLLEPTAGQISFRGLKPGADPRAFIGYLPQIPAFHGWMTGAEFLRYAAGLCGMPKKEAAQRSAELLERVGLGAAGKRRIGGYSGGMKQRLGLAQALIHRPGLLVLDEPVSALDPIGRREVMELLGELKRETTILFSTHVLHDAEELCDDVVIMRGGTIAMSGALSDIRESSREPIMLLGVEDTGEARAQLGQWLTGISSNESILSVEHAPGSSSARLHVRDLVEARRYVLRQLSERSLPVTQLEIGYTSLEDLFMKAVSQS
- a CDS encoding ABC transporter permease: MMMNKWLVLFSKEWMELVRSYKLLWVPLVFILYGAMQPVTTYFLPDILANAGNLPEGAVISIPLPTAEEVMATTLQQFGTIGLLIVALSVMGGISAERTSGVTAIILVKPISHFAYVSAKWSAMLVLILIAFAGGFGAAWYYTAALFKNVDWHSSLLAFLLFALWLGFVGSLTLLFSALLRSGAAAAACALGIAAALALTASAFPKALAASPGMLPQAAAERFAATATASAAGAIANPWLPAATALLAMAAVLAIAAWAVRRRPTLD
- a CDS encoding PLD nuclease N-terminal domain-containing protein, with protein sequence MDLTNSQIMTIILPIAFIQLALTITALVVCARAEQTRGPKWMWVLIILLVNIIGAVLFFIFGRRQD